A region from the Gammaproteobacteria bacterium genome encodes:
- a CDS encoding SUF system Fe-S cluster assembly regulator, whose amino-acid sequence MLKLSKLTDYGIVVMTHLAQEPSQVHAAGDVAGAIRVAVPTVSKVLKRLSRAGLLVSARGSKGGYRLARMPAAISVAQVIDALEGPFAITECASDGGNCSQESHCAVRANWQRINDTVWHALAGVSLADMVVPPAGESVVPVSEITVRPVRRASR is encoded by the coding sequence ATGTTGAAGCTGAGCAAGCTCACCGACTACGGCATCGTGGTGATGACCCACCTGGCGCAGGAGCCCTCCCAGGTGCACGCGGCGGGTGACGTGGCAGGCGCGATCCGGGTGGCCGTGCCGACGGTGAGCAAGGTGCTGAAGCGGCTGTCCCGCGCCGGCCTGCTGGTTTCGGCCCGCGGGTCGAAGGGTGGCTACCGCCTGGCGCGGATGCCGGCCGCGATCTCCGTGGCGCAGGTGATCGACGCCCTCGAAGGGCCGTTCGCGATCACCGAGTGCGCGAGCGACGGGGGCAACTGCAGCCAGGAGTCGCACTGCGCGGTGCGCGCGAACTGGCAGCGGATCAACGATACCGTGTGGCACGCGCTGGCCGGGGTGTCCCTGGCGGACATGGTGGTCCCGCCGGCCGGGGAGAGCGTTGTCCCGGTGAGCGAGATCACCGTGCGGCCCGTGCGCCGCGCGAGTCGATAG
- a CDS encoding host attachment protein, producing the protein MPKTWVLVSDTTRARIFEAEKPVGALTEVQDFVHTESRLREQELTSDQRPGRRQGSDGTGGHSMGHEDDPRKEEHQRFARQLADYLEDALNGRRFERLYVVASPTFLGELRAHFPKTVAQAVAGEVHKNITRLTPAEIREHLPERL; encoded by the coding sequence ATGCCGAAGACCTGGGTGCTCGTATCGGATACCACGCGCGCGCGCATCTTCGAGGCGGAGAAGCCCGTGGGCGCCCTGACGGAGGTGCAGGACTTCGTGCACACCGAGAGCCGGCTGCGCGAGCAGGAGCTCACCTCGGACCAGCGGCCGGGCCGCCGGCAGGGCAGCGACGGCACCGGCGGGCACTCCATGGGCCACGAGGACGACCCCCGCAAGGAGGAGCACCAGCGCTTCGCGCGCCAGCTCGCGGACTACCTGGAGGACGCGCTGAACGGCCGGCGCTTCGAGCGCCTGTACGTGGTGGCGTCGCCCACCTTCCTCGGTGAGCTCCGGGCCCACTTCCCGAAGACGGTCGCCCAGGCCGTCGCCGGGGAGGTGCACAAGAACATCACCCGGCTCACCCCCGCGGAGATCCGGGAGCACCTGCCCGAGCGCTTGTAG
- a CDS encoding acetyltransferase — MYLKHLQSGDLVEVLDLASLFDPFRGEVAGRYHAGEEMQDAVAFKKSDLVFPSAEPLPRCWTDPRYKEKDLR; from the coding sequence ATGTACCTGAAGCACCTACAATCGGGTGATCTGGTCGAGGTGCTCGACCTGGCCAGTCTGTTCGACCCGTTCAGGGGCGAGGTGGCAGGGCGCTACCACGCCGGGGAAGAGATGCAGGATGCCGTGGCGTTCAAGAAGTCGGACCTGGTGTTTCCCTCCGCGGAGCCGCTGCCGCGCTGCTGGACCGACCCCAGGTACAAGGAGAAAGACCTTCGCTAG
- a CDS encoding FHA domain-containing protein, producing MMAPLQALGFLGGVLALGITLAAAASAQPSPSPLTGNGGLRALCLPVEPSALSCDFRLADPADIRGIQVSAGGVTLAPATWESYPSPRSITAVLLLVDSSGTARQLHLAQGLQDLTTVLEAAPAHLRFGLASFDSELTVAVPIGESRTVVRDAAARIAPTERPTELFRVALEALNVLAATPADRRALFLFSDGLAEDRAYFHQDVVSAAKARGIAIVGFGYPRSPVQAVALQTLRRLSEDTGGTFLAADASGRVPGEAVPPVFRALDSGGTLRAGLAPALAAGVGGPTRVQLTVQTSRGSAEGHTQVELPAASGPSLSPSRPQAEVPVEPARRPAPTSTSTSTPSPAPSPSPARGFVFDYRVVLGALAAAVLILAWALRRRSPGRAQRRTGSEAPAGHLHFRDQPEREGFPIVGPRVRIGRQRDNDLVLGDASVSRHHAEIHVGNDGSLTLVDLDSLNGVFVNERQVKSAGLADGDSVEIGDVRFVFSERTGAPAEPRRAPGAILEQTGIARASDLPTSLH from the coding sequence GTGATGGCCCCTCTCCAGGCGCTGGGGTTCCTGGGGGGCGTGCTCGCGCTCGGCATCACCCTCGCCGCCGCGGCGAGCGCCCAGCCCTCGCCCTCGCCCCTCACCGGCAACGGGGGCCTGCGGGCGCTGTGCCTCCCCGTGGAGCCCTCTGCCCTCAGCTGCGACTTCCGTCTGGCGGACCCCGCGGACATCCGGGGCATCCAGGTGAGTGCGGGAGGCGTCACCCTCGCCCCCGCCACCTGGGAGTCCTACCCGAGCCCCCGGTCGATCACCGCCGTCCTCCTGCTGGTCGACTCCAGCGGGACCGCCCGTCAACTGCACCTGGCGCAGGGGCTCCAGGACCTCACCACCGTGCTCGAGGCGGCCCCCGCGCACCTGCGGTTCGGGCTCGCCAGCTTCGACAGCGAGCTCACGGTGGCCGTGCCGATCGGGGAGTCGCGCACCGTGGTACGCGACGCAGCCGCCCGCATCGCGCCGACCGAGCGCCCCACCGAGCTCTTCCGGGTGGCCCTCGAGGCCCTGAACGTCCTGGCCGCGACGCCGGCCGACCGCCGCGCACTGTTCCTGTTCTCGGACGGCCTCGCCGAGGACCGGGCCTACTTCCACCAGGACGTGGTCTCCGCCGCGAAGGCCCGAGGCATCGCCATCGTGGGCTTCGGCTACCCGCGCTCCCCCGTCCAGGCGGTCGCCCTGCAGACCCTGCGCCGGCTGAGCGAGGACACCGGCGGGACCTTCCTCGCCGCAGACGCCTCGGGCCGCGTGCCTGGCGAGGCCGTGCCCCCCGTGTTCCGGGCGCTGGACAGCGGCGGCACCCTGCGCGCGGGTCTCGCCCCGGCGCTCGCCGCCGGAGTCGGCGGGCCCACCCGGGTTCAGCTCACCGTGCAGACCTCCCGGGGCAGCGCCGAGGGCCACACCCAGGTGGAGCTCCCCGCAGCCTCCGGGCCCTCGCTCTCCCCGTCGCGGCCCCAGGCCGAGGTGCCGGTCGAGCCCGCGCGTCGCCCCGCCCCGACTTCGACTTCGACTTCGACTCCGAGTCCGGCCCCGAGTCCGAGTCCGGCCCGGGGATTCGTCTTCGACTACCGCGTGGTGCTCGGCGCCCTCGCCGCCGCGGTGCTCATCCTCGCGTGGGCCCTGCGCCGGCGCTCCCCGGGCCGCGCCCAGCGCCGCACCGGGAGCGAGGCGCCCGCGGGCCACCTGCACTTCCGCGACCAGCCCGAGCGCGAGGGGTTCCCCATCGTGGGACCCAGGGTCCGCATCGGGCGCCAGCGCGACAACGACCTGGTGCTCGGGGACGCGTCGGTTTCCCGCCACCACGCCGAGATCCATGTCGGCAACGACGGCTCGCTGACGCTCGTCGACCTGGACTCGCTGAACGGGGTCTTCGTGAACGAGCGGCAGGTGAAGAGCGCCGGTCTCGCGGACGGCGACTCGGTCGAGATCGGGGACGTCCGGTTCGTCTTCAGCGAGCGCACGGGCGCCCCCGCGGAGCCCCGGCGCGCGCCGGGGGCAATACTGGAGCAGACCGGCATCGCACGGGCCTCGGACCTGCCCACCTCCCTGCACTGA
- a CDS encoding VanZ family protein, translating into MSRPLRHRALWVTVGWLLVALVVWGSLTPSPPEALPAESDKLEHVVSYLVLALWFGGIYSGRARSGYALAFVAMGVGLEFLQQAGGVRQLEVQDMLANAFGAGLGWLLSQLPGAGIPARLEALAAGLRSR; encoded by the coding sequence TTGTCCCGTCCGCTTCGTCATCGCGCCCTCTGGGTGACGGTCGGCTGGCTGCTCGTCGCCCTCGTGGTCTGGGGAAGCCTCACGCCGTCGCCGCCCGAGGCGCTCCCCGCCGAGAGCGACAAGCTCGAACACGTGGTGAGCTACCTGGTGCTGGCCCTCTGGTTCGGGGGGATCTACTCAGGGCGGGCCCGCAGCGGCTACGCCCTGGCCTTCGTCGCGATGGGCGTGGGGCTCGAGTTTCTGCAGCAGGCGGGCGGAGTGCGCCAGCTCGAGGTGCAGGACATGCTCGCCAACGCCTTCGGCGCCGGCCTCGGCTGGCTGCTCTCGCAACTGCCCGGCGCCGGCATCCCGGCCCGGTTGGAGGCGCTCGCCGCCGGACTGCGCTCTCGCTGA
- a CDS encoding universal stress protein translates to MGTYQHVLLAVDFSKEADYVGARAVALAREWGARITLLHVVAPVYQEPIYEGVTTLPLDIEAQLLDSARHAIADLAVRLGVPGAERRVEVGSPKTVILGTAAALGVDLIVLGSHGVHGLGLLLGSTANGVLHGARCDVLAVRVAS, encoded by the coding sequence ATGGGAACCTACCAGCACGTCCTGCTCGCGGTGGACTTCTCGAAGGAAGCCGATTACGTCGGTGCGCGGGCCGTCGCGCTGGCGCGGGAATGGGGCGCCCGGATCACCCTGCTCCACGTCGTCGCCCCAGTGTACCAGGAGCCCATCTACGAGGGCGTCACGACCCTGCCCCTCGACATCGAGGCCCAGCTGCTGGATTCGGCGCGCCACGCCATCGCGGACCTCGCCGTCCGGCTGGGCGTACCCGGGGCCGAGCGCCGGGTCGAGGTCGGGAGCCCGAAGACGGTCATCCTCGGCACTGCCGCGGCGCTGGGGGTCGACCTGATCGTCCTGGGCAGCCACGGCGTGCACGGCCTCGGCCTCTTGCTCGGCTCGACAGCCAACGGCGTGCTGCACGGGGCCCGCTGCGACGTGCTCGCGGTTCGGGTCGCGAGCTGA
- the acs gene encoding acetate--CoA ligase → MSEDKIYEVPANIAARAYLDDPQYQAMYARSVEDPEGFWAEQAEKFVTWGRRWDRVLDWDYHRGHIRWFEGGKLNASYNCLDRHLKERGDQVAIIWEADDPARDRKITYRELHQQVSKLANVLKARGVKKGDRVSIYLPMIPEAAVAMLACARIGAVHSVVFGGFSPEALKDRILDSDCKVLITADEGMRGGRRVPLKANADKALLSCPHVHTAIVVRHTGGDVAWREGRDVWYHEMMEHVSADCPVEEMDAEDPLFILYTSGSTGKPKGVLHTTGGYLVFAAITHRYVFDYHDGDIYWCTADVGWVTGHTYIVYGPLANGAITLMFEGVPNYPDGSRFWQVVDKHKVNTFYTAPTAIRALMRLGDEPVQATSRASLRLLGSVGEPINPEAWEWYHRVVGDHRCPVVDTWWQTETGGILITPLPGATPLKPGSATRPFFGVKPALVDNEGRLLDGEAAGNLVITFPWPGQMRTVFGDHQRFIDTYFRAYPGMYFTGDGARRDKDGYYWITGRVDDVINVSGHRLGTAEVESALVLHDSVAEAAVVGYPHDIKGQGIYAYVTLMEGIEPSEELRRELVGLVRSEIGAIATPDVIQWAPSLPKTRSGKIMRRILRKIAANELENLGDTSTLADPSVVDNLVANRANQ, encoded by the coding sequence ATGTCGGAAGACAAGATCTACGAAGTCCCTGCCAACATCGCGGCGCGCGCCTACCTCGACGACCCGCAGTACCAGGCGATGTACGCACGCTCCGTGGAAGACCCGGAGGGCTTCTGGGCCGAGCAGGCGGAGAAATTCGTCACCTGGGGCCGGCGCTGGGACCGCGTCCTCGACTGGGACTACCACCGCGGCCACATCCGCTGGTTCGAGGGCGGGAAGCTCAACGCGAGCTACAACTGCCTCGACCGCCACCTCAAGGAGCGGGGCGACCAGGTGGCGATCATCTGGGAGGCGGACGACCCGGCCCGCGACCGCAAGATCACCTACCGGGAGCTGCACCAGCAGGTCTCCAAGCTCGCGAACGTGCTCAAGGCGCGCGGGGTGAAGAAGGGCGACCGCGTCAGCATCTACCTCCCGATGATCCCGGAGGCCGCCGTCGCCATGCTCGCCTGCGCGCGCATCGGCGCCGTCCACTCCGTGGTCTTCGGCGGGTTCTCCCCGGAGGCGCTGAAGGACCGCATCCTCGACTCCGACTGCAAGGTGCTCATCACCGCCGACGAGGGCATGCGCGGCGGGCGCCGGGTGCCCCTGAAGGCCAACGCCGACAAGGCGCTGCTGTCCTGCCCCCACGTGCACACCGCCATCGTCGTGCGGCACACCGGGGGCGATGTCGCCTGGCGCGAGGGCCGCGACGTCTGGTACCACGAGATGATGGAGCACGTCTCGGCCGACTGCCCGGTCGAGGAGATGGACGCCGAGGACCCGCTCTTCATCCTCTACACCTCGGGCTCCACCGGCAAACCGAAAGGGGTGCTGCACACCACCGGCGGGTACCTGGTCTTCGCCGCGATCACGCACCGCTACGTCTTCGACTACCACGACGGCGACATCTACTGGTGCACGGCAGACGTGGGCTGGGTCACCGGCCACACCTACATCGTCTACGGGCCGCTCGCGAACGGCGCCATCACGCTCATGTTCGAGGGCGTGCCGAACTACCCGGACGGCTCGCGCTTCTGGCAGGTGGTCGACAAGCACAAGGTCAACACCTTCTACACCGCCCCGACCGCGATCCGGGCGCTCATGCGCCTCGGCGACGAGCCGGTGCAGGCGACCAGCCGCGCCTCCCTGCGCCTGCTGGGGTCGGTCGGCGAGCCCATCAACCCCGAGGCGTGGGAGTGGTACCACCGGGTGGTGGGCGACCACCGCTGCCCCGTCGTGGACACCTGGTGGCAGACCGAGACCGGCGGGATCCTGATCACGCCGCTCCCCGGCGCGACCCCTCTGAAGCCCGGCTCCGCGACCCGTCCGTTCTTCGGGGTGAAGCCCGCCCTCGTGGACAACGAAGGCCGTCTGCTCGACGGAGAGGCCGCCGGCAACCTCGTGATCACCTTCCCCTGGCCCGGCCAGATGCGGACCGTGTTCGGTGACCACCAGCGCTTCATCGACACCTACTTCCGCGCCTACCCCGGGATGTACTTCACGGGGGACGGGGCGCGCCGCGACAAGGACGGGTACTACTGGATCACCGGGCGGGTGGACGACGTCATCAACGTCTCCGGTCACCGCCTCGGAACCGCGGAGGTGGAGAGCGCGCTCGTGCTGCACGACTCGGTCGCGGAGGCCGCGGTCGTCGGCTACCCCCACGACATCAAGGGCCAGGGCATCTACGCCTACGTCACGCTGATGGAGGGGATCGAGCCGAGCGAGGAGCTGCGCCGCGAGCTGGTGGGGTTGGTGCGCAGCGAGATCGGGGCCATCGCGACACCCGACGTCATCCAGTGGGCCCCGAGCCTGCCCAAGACCCGCTCCGGAAAGATCATGCGCCGCATCCTGCGAAAGATC